CCAGTTCTTTCAAGAGCTTTAAAACAACCTTTAAATCATAGTGAATTAAAGCAAAAAGCCTAAAGTTAGAATAGTGAAAATTAAAATAGTGAAAACCAGTTCTTTCAAGAGCTTTAAAAGCTTTAAAACAACAAAGGGGTTATGCTCTTGGGAAAATAAAGCCCCATAAAACACAAACCCCTTCGATAATCGCTGGGCTCGACTTCTATCCTTTCCAGGCAGTAACCTCGATTTCGACCTGAGCGCCCCTCGGTAGCTCTTTGACGGCGATAAAAGAGCGTGCCGGAGGAGTCTCCGCGAAATATCGAGCGTAAATTCCGTTGATTGAAGCGAAATTTTCGATGTTCGTAACAAAAACCGTCGTCTTGACGACCTGTTGCATCGTGAATCCCGCTCCCTCGATGATGTTTTTGACGTTTTCCAAAACGAGTTTCGCCTGCTCCTCAATGGTTCCCGTCAACAACTGCCCCGTTTTAGGGTCGAGAGGAATCTGCCCCGACGCGAAAAGAAAATCTCCCGCCTGAACCGCTTGACTGTAGGGGCCGATAGCCGCCGGAGCCTTGTCCACTGAAACGATCTTTTTCATTAGAA
This genomic interval from Synergistaceae bacterium contains the following:
- a CDS encoding RidA family protein — protein: MKKIVSVDKAPAAIGPYSQAVQAGDFLFASGQIPLDPKTGQLLTGTIEEQAKLVLENVKNIIEGAGFTMQQVVKTTVFVTNIENFASINGIYARYFAETPPARSFIAVKELPRGAQVEIEVTAWKG